Proteins found in one Primulina eburnea isolate SZY01 chromosome 16, ASM2296580v1, whole genome shotgun sequence genomic segment:
- the LOC140816819 gene encoding LOW QUALITY PROTEIN: vignain-like (The sequence of the model RefSeq protein was modified relative to this genomic sequence to represent the inferred CDS: inserted 2 bases in 1 codon) — MAIGKLFLVFLLMAMVIGLAKSVEFSEKDLVSDESLWDLYERWRSHHTVSRDLSEKGKRFNVFKANVHHIHTVNQMDKPYKLKLNKFADMTNHEFRNSYSSNVKHHRTIRGSRPSTGFMHGKTESLPASVDWRKQGAVTDVKNQGRCGSCWAFSTVVGVEGINKIKTGRLVSLSEQELVDCDREKDNSGCNGGLMADAFEFIKTHGGLTEEKTYPYKARNGNCDAAKMNAPVVTIDGHENVPSNDEHALMKAAANQPVSVAIDAGGTDMQFYSEGVFTGNCGTELDHGVAIVGYGTTLDGTKYWIVRNSWGPEWGEQGYIRIXRDVDAKEGMCGIAMEASYPIKLSSDNPKSAAKDEL, encoded by the exons ATGGCAATTGGGAAGCTTTTCTTGGTTTTCCTTTTAATGGCTATGGTTATCGGACTAGCAAAAAGCGTAGAATTCTCAGAAAAAGACTTGGTTTCCGATGAGAGCCTGTGGGACTTGTACGAGAGATGGCGGAGCCACCACACCGTTTCACGAGACCTGAGTGAGAAAGGGAAGCGTTTCAACGTGTTCAAAGCGAATGTGCACCACATTCACACAGTGAATCAGATGGACAAGCCTTACAAGCTGAAACTCAACAAATTTGCTGATATGACAAATCACGAATTCAGAAACTCCTACAGTTCGAATGTCAAGCACCACAGGACGATTCGCGGGAGTCGGCCCAGCACAGGATTCATGCATGGGAAGACCGAAAGTCTGCCCGCATCAGTTGATTGGAGAAAGCAAGGTGCAGTCACTGATGTCAAGAATCAAGGCCGATGTG GTAGTTGTTGGGCATTTTCTACTGTGGTTGGAGTTGAAGGGATAAACAAGATTAAAACAGGTCGATTAGTGTCTTTGTCTGAGCAAGAACTGGTTGATTGTGACCGTGAAAAGGACAACTCGGGCTGCAACGGAGGGCTCATGGCTGACGCATTCGAGTTCATCAAGACACACGGTGGCCTAACCGAAGAAAAAACATATCCTTACAAAGCTAGAAATGGGAACTGCGACGCAGCCAAG ATGAATGCACCCGTGGTGACGATCGATGGGCACGAAAACGTACCATCAAACGATGAACACGCACTCATGAAAGCTGCTGCAAACCAGCCTGTATCTGTTGCAATCGATGCTGGTGGAACTGACATGCAGTTCTACTCAGAG gGCGTTTTTACCGGAAACTGCGGCACGGAGCTTGACCACGGGGTGGCCATAGTTGGATATGGGACGACTCTAGACGGGACTAAATACTGGATAGTGAGGAATTCTTGGGGGCCTGAATGGGGCGAGCAAGGATACATAAGGAT ACGGGACGTCGATGCGAAAGAAGGGATGTGTGGGATTGCTATGGAGGCTTCATATCCGATAAAGTTATCATCAGATAATCCGAAATCAGCTGCAAAAGATGAACTTTAG
- the LOC140815838 gene encoding protein DETOXIFICATION 29-like: protein MEETTNDQKKPLLSTKEEEYQALPVLASYPLSNHSFASSFVADGDDIDPISGIQDFFDEFRTESRKLWYLAAPAIFTCICQYSLGAITQTFAGHVGTLELASFTIENSVIAGLSFGVMLGMGSALETLCGQAYGAGRIEMLGVYMQRSWVILLSTAAMLTFVYIFATPFLLLIGQTESISLCSGKYALWMIPQLYAYAMNFPIAKFLQAQSKMMAMAWISLVALVLHAFFSWLLILKLGYGMGGGAIVLNASWWFIVVAQLVYIFAGSCGRAWSGFSWLAFHNLWGFVRLSLASAVMLCLETWYFMALVLFAGYLKNAEVAVDALSICTNILGWTVMVAIGFNAAISVRVSNELGAARPRTAKFSVVVVVISSFLIGLLVSAFILIFQKQYPSLFSNSEAVKQVVYHLTPLLAFSIVINNIQPALSGVAIGAGWQALVAYVNIACYYLFGIPLGLIFGYAINIGVQGIWYGMITGTAVQTFILFFIVYRTNWNKEASAAALRIKTWGGESDPKGNHV from the exons ATGGAGGAAACGACCAATGATCAAAAGAAGCCACTCCTCTCCACAAAAGAAGAAGAGTACCAAGCACTTCCAGTGCTTGCATCCTACCCGTTATCCAACCATTCCTTCGCTTCTTCCTTCGTAGCAGACGGCGATGATATAGATCCGATTTCCGGAATCCAAGATTTCTTCGATGAGTTCCGTACGGAGTCGCGGAAGCTGTGGTATTTGGCTGCTCCAGCTATCTTCACTTGCATTTGCCAGTACTCGCTCGGTGCCATCACGCAAACGTTTGCCGGCCATGTGGGCACACTCGAACTCGCATCCTTCACCATCGAGAACTCTGTTATTGCCGGTTTATCTTTCGGCGTAATG TTGGGAATGGGAAGCGCGCTGGAAACCCTCTGCGGGCAAGCGTATGGTGCCGGAAGAATCGAGATGCTCGGTGTATATATGCAGAGATCGTGGGTCATCCTCCTCTCCACAGCGGCTATGCTGACGTTTGTTTACATTTTCGCTACTCCGTTCCTGCTATTAATCGGCCAAACGGAGAGCATCTCACTCTGCTCCGGGAAGTACGCTCTCTGGATGATTCCTCAACTCTACGCGTACGCCATGAATTTTCCGATCGCCAAGTTCTTGCAAGCGCAGAGCAAGATGATGGCGATGGCGTGGATTTCCTTGGTGGCCTTAGTTTTGCACGCATTTTTCAGTTGGCTGTTGATTCTGAAGCTGGGGTACGGGATGGGCGGCGGCGCCATAGTTCTTAACGCGTCGTGGTGGTTCATAGTAGTAGCGCAGCTGGTTTATATATTCGCCGGGAGTTGCGGCAGAGCTTGGTCTGGCTTTTCATGGCTGGCGTTTCATAATCTATGGGGTTTCGTTAGATTGTCTCTCGCATCGGCCGTCATGTTGTG TTTGGAGACGTGGTACTTCATGGCTTTGGTCCTCTTTGCTGGATACTTGAAGAACGCAGAAGTAGCTGTCGATGCTCTGTCAATATG CACAAACATATTGGGGTGGACTGTCATGGTAGCCATTGGTTTCAATGCAGCAATAAG TGTGAGGGTGTCTAACGAATTGGGGGCGGCACGTCCAAGAACGGCGAAATTctcggtggtggtggtggtgataTCGTCGTTCTTGATCGGCCTACTCGTCTCGGCGTTCATCCTCATCTTCCAAAAACAGTATCCTTCTTTATTTTCAAACAGTGAAGCTGTCAAACAAGTTGTGTACCACCTCACACCATTACTTGCATTCAGCATCGTCATCAACAACATCCAGCCTGCCCTCTCAG GGGTGGCTATTGGGGCTGGATGGCAAGCATTGGTTGCCTATGTTAACATTGCATGCTACTATCTCTTTGGTATTCCTTTGGGTCTAATATTTGGGTATGCAATTAACATTGGAGTACAA GGTATTTGGTATGGAATGATAACAGGAACAGCTGTGCAAACATTCATTCTCTTTTTCATTGTTTATAGAACAAATTGGAATAAAGAG gcatctgctgctgctcTAAGGATCAAGACCTGGGGAGGGGAATCAGATCCTAAAGGAAACCATGTTTAA
- the LOC140815840 gene encoding uncharacterized protein: MAVVVSNISPFLEFSASPPRVPELRTRLLPSDAVLSIFKKDIHLITTHFESVFDNKERYLTKKTSNQSRVNGVEYENSSDDENGNGNGLNEDLGEDDGFDWEKEMRKRVQEIEEMKELEKKAEELQNKVDEEYGDRNGSEETEEEKRMRVKKELEKVAKEQAERRQTAQLMFQLGQKAYEKGMYGRAIEFLEGALTIIPRSTLFGGEIQIWLAMAYEAKNRHADCISLYRQLEMTHPSVSIRRQAANLRYILQAPKLKITQEEMVTIPIIGSSYDSYAATWSDKDKDQDRRMSSSTTNQLPSTKDYLADFLVWKPPTGLEKSRAFWLSLALWVGLVGAAIFLKS; this comes from the exons ATGGCCGTCGTAGTCAGCAACATATCCCCTTTCCTAGAATTCTCCGCATCCCCTCCTCGAGTCCCTGAACTTAGAACCCGCCTCCTCCCCTCGGACGCCGTTTTGAGCATCTTCAAGAAGGATATACACCTGATCACCACTCACTTCGAATCTGTTTTCGATAATAAAGAGCGATACTTGACCAAGAAGACATCGAACCAGTCGAGGGTGAACGGTGTCGAGTACGAGAATTCCAGCGACGATGAGAATGGAAACGGGAATGGGCTCAATGAGGATTTGGGAGAGGATGATGGGTTCGATTGGGAGAAGGAGATGAGGAAGAGGGTGCAAGAGATTGAAGAGATGAAAGAGCTGGAGAAGAAAGCTGAGGAGTTGCAGAACAAGGTTGATGAAGAATATGGCGATAGGAATGGTAGCGAAGAGACTGAAGaagagaagaggatgagagtgAAGAAAGAACTGGAAAAG GTGGCAAAGGAGCAAGCAGAACGAAGACAAACAGCCCAGCTGATGTTCCAATTGGGTCAAAAAGCTTATGAAAAGGGCATGTATGGACGTGCAATCGAGTTTCTCGAAGGCGCACTCACGATCATCCCCAGGTCGACCTTGTTTGGCGGGGAG ATACAAATATGGCTTGCCATGGCTTACGAGGCCAAGAATCGCCATGCCGACTGCATTTCTTTGTATCGGCAGTTAGAAATGACGCATCCCAGTGTCAGCATAAGACGACAAGCTGCAAATTTACGCTACATACTGCAAGCACCGAAGCTTAAGATTACTCAAGAAGAGATGGTTACTATTCCAATAATTGGTTCGAGTTATGATAG TTATGCAGCGACTTGGTCTGACAAGGACAAGGACCAAGACCGAAGAATGAGTAGCTCCACGACAAATCAACTTCCATCAACCAAAGACTATTTGGCCGACTTCTTGGTGTGGAAACCACCAACTGGTTTGGAGAAAAGCCGTGCCTTCTGGCTGTCTTTAGCTTTGTGGGTCGGTCTGGTTGGAGCTGCCATCTTTCTGAAAAGTTGA
- the LOC140816353 gene encoding inorganic phosphate transporter 2-1, chloroplastic, which produces MTSSYCLSSTRNTTSQALLVHNSRLYIPKHQSCVFSSETQCPRKDSLVLKHHISRLRKPFTLLRRPFAALSSFAESENDDSGGVVEGKGHHREETAKSEDDLSGMARAFNISSRTASAISVCIALAALTLPFFMSSLGHGLPFKIKALSYVTLLFGFYMAWNIGANDVANAMGTSVGSGALTLRQAVVLAAVLEFSGALLMGSHVTSTMQKGILVANVFEGKDALLFAGLISCLAAAGTWLQVASYYGWPVSTTHCIVGSMVGFGLAYGGTNAIFWSSLARVTSSWVISPLVGALMSFLVYKCIRRFVYSAPNPGQAAAAAAPIAVFLGVTGISFSAFPLGKSLFIAFARALACGAAAAFLVDRITRKQLGHLLAKSAKADSEPKEETHLSKNIGFLSDIAGPTGTQLEIVYGVFGYMQILSACFMSFAHGGNDVSNAIGPLAAALSLLQGGLSGTEIVIPNDVLAWGGFGIVAGLMIWGYRVIATIGKKITELTPTRGFAAEFAAASVVLGASKLGLPISATHTLVGAVMGVGFARGLNSVRAETVREIVTSWVVTIPAGATFAVIYTWILTKVLSSVL; this is translated from the exons ATGACTTCTTCCTATTGTTTGTCTTCGACCAGAAACACCACATCACAAGCATTATTAGTTCACAATTCTCGCCTTTATATCCCAAAGCACCAGTCTTGTGTTTTTTCTAGTGAAACTCAGTGTCCCAGAAAGGATTCTCTCGTTCTGAAGCATCATATATCAAGATTAAGGAAACCCTTCACACTCCTGAGACGCCCTTTTGCAGCCTTGTCCTCTTTTGCGGAATCGGAAAATGATGATAGTGGAGGTGTTGTCGAAGGAAAAGGGCATCATCGTGAGGAAACTGCAAAATCAGAAGATGATTTGTCTGGAATGGCGCGGGCTTTCAACATATCGTCAAGAACAGCCTCTGCTATCTCAGTGTGCATAGCCTTGGCGGCCCTTACGCTACCATTTTTCATGAGTTCTTTGGGGCATGGATTACCGTTCAAGATTAAAGCTTTATCTTATGTTACCCTTTTGTTTGGATTTTACATGGCTTGGAATATCGGGGCTAATGATGTGGCCAATGCAATGGGGACTTCAGTCGGTTCAGGGGCGTTGACACTGCGGCAAGCGGTGGTTTTGGCTGCCGTGTTGGAGTTTTCAGGAGCGTTGCTGATGGGTAGCCATGTCACAAGTACGATGCAGAAGGGGATTCTTGTTGCCAATGTTTTCGAAGGAAAGGATGCTTTACTCTTTGCTGGTTTGATTTCTTGTTTGGCTGCTGCTGGTACTTGGCTGCAG GTAGCATCGTACTATGGCTGGCCTGTCTCAACCACACATTGTATTGTTGGATCCATGGTTGGATTTGGTCTTGCTTATGGAGGAACCAATGCTATCTTTTGGAGTTCACTGGCGAGGGTAACTTCATCGTGGGTCATTTCACCTCTAGTTGGAGCATTGATGTCATTCCTTGTCTATAAATGCATACGAAGG TTTGTTTACAGTGCTCCAAATCCAGGACAAGCAGCCGCTGCAGCTGCACCAATTGCTGTCTTTTTAGGAGTCACCGGCATTTCTTTTTCAGCATTCCCTCTCGGCAAGTCCCTTTTCATAGCTTTTGCTCGGGCCTTAGCCTGTGGTGCTGCAGCTGCATTTTTAGTTGACAGAATCACAAGAAAGCAATTAGGCCACCTCCTAGCCAAGTCTGCTAAAGCAGATTCAGAGCCAAAGGAGGAAACCCATCTCAGTAAAAATATTGGCTTTCTATCCGATATAGCTGGCCCTACAGGCACCCAATTAGAGATAGTTTATGGAGTATTTGGCTACATGCAAATTTTATCAGCCTGCTTCATGTCTTTTGCACATGGAGGAAATGATGTGTCCAATGCCATTGGTCCTTTGGCTGCAGCTCTGTCCCTTCTCCAAGGTGGCTTGAGTGGAACTGAGATTGTGATTCCTAATGATGTTCTAGCATGGGGTGGATTTGGGATTGTTGCAGGGCTCATGATTTGGGGATACCGAGTTATCGCTACTATTGGGAAGAAAATTACAGAACTAACACCAACTCGAGGATTTGCTGCTGAATTTGCAGCAGCATCAGTGGTTTTAGGGGCATCGAAACTGGGGCTCCCTATTTCTGCTACTCATACTCTGGTGGGGGCAGTAATGGGGGTAGGATTTGCTCGAGGACTTAACAGTGTACGAGCTGAGACGGTGAGAGAGATCGTCACTTCTTGGGTTGTGACAATTCCCGCTGGTGCAACATTTGCTGTCATTTACACTTGGATCTTGACCAAGGTTTTATCATCTGTGCTTTAA
- the LOC140816621 gene encoding non-functional NADPH-dependent codeinone reductase 2-like, protein MTDASQGSFAIPKIRREDRSAVIDLPALGIGTSSAPEKLEPSAVKTAILYAMGLGYTHFQTEVSSYLEQLVGEAISEALQNGTVRSRDEFFITSKIRLTDAVSDSIVPNLKQSLETLNLGSVDIFLIERPEKDSTFSVNDFTSAWKAMEECQSLGLANVIGVSNFSTEMLESLLKFAKTAPGANQIGMEPMWRDKKLIDYCAENDIAILVSSAVDGEDKDFDYSQFMESEGLKIEKDSVLKTPAQVYFRWAYEQGAALLLESFSEQLMKEMLYIFQ, encoded by the exons ATGACTGATGCTTCGCAAGGATCTTTCGCCATTCCCAAAATCAGGAGAGAAGACCGTTCTGCAGTAATAGACTTGCCAGCACTCGGGATTGGAACATCATCTGCTCCAGAAAAACTCGAACCATCTGCTGTGAAAACTGCGATTCTTTACGCCATGGGTCTTGGCTACACCCATTTTCAGACTGAAGTTTCTTCTTATCTGGAGCAGCTTGTTGGAGAAGCCATATCTGAAGCTCTGCAAAATGGGACCGTACGATCCAGAGATGAATTCTTCATCACTTCCAAGATTCGGTTAACTGACGCTGTTTCCGACTCCATCGTCCCGAATCTGAAGCAATCACTTGA GACATTGAACCTGGGATCCGTGGACATCTTTCTTATTGAAAGGCCTGAGAAAGACAGCACCTTTTCAGTTAACGATTTCACGTCAGCATGGAAAGCCATGGAAGAATGCCAATCACTTGGATTAGCGAACGTGATTGGAGTCAGCAACTTCTCCACCGAAATGCTGGAAAGTTTACTCAAATTTGCTAAAACGGCTCCCGGTGCGAATCAG ATTGGGATGGAACCCATGTGGAGGGACAAGAAACTTATAGATTACTGCGCAGAGAACGATATTGCCATCCTCGTCTCTTCTGCTGTTGATGGGGAAGATAAAGATTTTGATTACAGTCAGTTTATGGAATCCGAAGGTTTGAAGATTGAGAAAGATAGTGTTTTGAAGACACCTGCGCAGGTTTACTTTAGATGGGCATACGAGCAAGGGGCAGCTCTGTTGTTGGAGAGCTTCAGTGAGCAGCTAATGAAGGAAATGCTCTACATCTTTCAATGA